Proteins from a genomic interval of Desulfofustis limnaeus:
- a CDS encoding UbiD family decarboxylase, protein MNKRPLHDLHAYLDLLAAENELLTIDEEVDPYLEIAEIHRRVISRQGPALLFRSVKNSRFPVVTNLFGTQKRLDLAFGTTPVHFVRDIVRLLETALPPSLNTLWQNRTLLLDAARIGLKTVRRGPILDCCQRPPQLSSLPLLTSWHSDGGPFVTLPLVYTEHPDGKGHNLGMYRIQRYDDRTTGIHWQIHKGGGYHYHAAEQRNQALPLTLFIGGPPALMLSAVAPLPEDLPELLLTSLLIGSKLPMVQDPLGGHRLVAQAEFAVKGIVPPHLRRPEGPFGDHYGYNSLQHDYPVFQASHLYHRRNAIYPATVVGRPRQEDYYLGDYLQELLSPLFPLVMKGVKALKTYGETGFHCLAAARVADRYPREAFACGLRILGEGQLSLSKFLIATDGAVDITDFKALWTHVLERIDWSTDLFIFANVSQDTLDYTGPSVNKGSKAMLLGLGQEPRRRLPGEFQGTLPPGCSQPVAYLPGTLVVQGTSYAGDENLAKRLAAEPGVNRWPVIILVDDSAAATESMQEFLWTVFTRFEPAADIHGSAASVRRFHVGLEPPVVFDCRMKPWYTEVLETDEATRRLVDSRYERLIPRPWR, encoded by the coding sequence ATGAATAAACGCCCCCTCCACGACCTGCACGCCTACCTCGATCTCCTTGCCGCAGAAAATGAGCTCTTGACCATCGACGAAGAAGTCGACCCCTATCTGGAAATCGCGGAAATCCATCGTCGGGTCATCTCCCGTCAAGGTCCGGCGTTGCTTTTCCGTTCGGTCAAAAATTCTCGGTTTCCCGTGGTCACCAACCTGTTCGGGACGCAGAAACGGCTGGATCTCGCCTTCGGCACTACACCCGTACACTTCGTCAGAGATATCGTTCGGCTCTTGGAGACCGCCCTGCCACCCTCCTTGAACACGCTCTGGCAGAATCGAACCCTGCTGCTCGATGCTGCCCGAATCGGCTTGAAGACGGTTCGCCGAGGACCAATTCTCGACTGTTGCCAGCGACCGCCGCAACTTTCCAGCCTGCCACTGTTGACCTCCTGGCACAGCGACGGTGGGCCTTTTGTCACTTTGCCGCTGGTTTACACCGAACATCCCGACGGTAAAGGACATAACCTCGGCATGTACCGGATCCAGCGCTACGATGACCGCACCACTGGGATTCATTGGCAGATTCATAAAGGCGGCGGCTATCACTATCACGCGGCCGAACAGAGAAATCAGGCCTTGCCGCTTACGTTGTTCATCGGCGGACCGCCCGCTCTGATGCTCTCGGCGGTTGCCCCGCTACCGGAGGATCTTCCCGAACTCCTCCTCACCTCGCTGCTCATCGGCTCGAAATTGCCGATGGTCCAGGATCCGCTCGGTGGTCATCGACTGGTGGCCCAGGCCGAATTCGCCGTCAAAGGCATCGTGCCTCCGCATCTCAGGAGGCCCGAAGGACCGTTCGGTGATCATTATGGATATAATTCCCTACAACACGACTACCCCGTATTTCAGGCATCGCACCTCTACCATCGCCGCAATGCCATCTATCCTGCCACGGTGGTAGGACGGCCGCGCCAGGAAGACTACTACCTCGGAGATTATCTGCAGGAATTGCTCTCACCGTTGTTTCCCCTCGTTATGAAGGGAGTAAAGGCTCTGAAAACCTACGGAGAAACCGGTTTTCACTGTCTGGCTGCGGCCCGGGTCGCCGACCGCTATCCCCGTGAAGCCTTTGCCTGCGGATTGCGCATACTCGGTGAGGGCCAGCTGTCCTTGAGCAAGTTTCTCATTGCCACCGACGGTGCCGTGGACATTACTGATTTCAAAGCTCTGTGGACCCATGTTCTGGAGCGGATCGACTGGTCCACCGACCTGTTCATCTTTGCCAATGTCTCCCAAGATACCCTTGATTACACCGGACCTTCGGTGAACAAAGGATCAAAAGCCATGCTCTTGGGACTGGGGCAGGAACCGCGACGCCGCCTGCCCGGTGAATTTCAGGGCACGCTCCCTCCCGGCTGTTCACAGCCGGTGGCCTACCTGCCGGGAACACTGGTGGTGCAGGGAACCAGCTACGCCGGGGACGAAAATCTGGCCAAGCGCCTCGCCGCTGAACCCGGCGTCAATCGATGGCCGGTCATCATCCTGGTTGACGACAGCGCTGCCGCCACTGAATCGATGCAGGAGTTTCTCTGGACGGTCTTCACCCGTTTTGAGCCGGCCGCCGATATCCACGGCTCGGCCGCCTCGGTACGACGGTTTCACGTCGGACTGGAACCACCGGTGGTCTTTGATTGTCGGATGAAGCCCTGGTACACGGAAGTGCTGGAAACCGACGAGGCCACCCGCAGGCTGGTTGACTCCAGGTACGAACGCCTTATCCCCCGGCCATGGCGTTGA
- a CDS encoding secondary thiamine-phosphate synthase enzyme YjbQ: MFNGSFSVRSTAPMEFLDITREVNAAVAQCSVDQGLLFLFNPHTTAGLTINEGADPTVAVDILDGLSQFVPMNYPFRHLEGNSPAHIMASLIGTSVTVAIRNQTVQLGTWQKLFFCEFDGPRTRTVHYHIISG, from the coding sequence ATGTTCAATGGCTCATTTTCCGTGCGCAGCACAGCACCCATGGAATTTCTCGACATCACCAGGGAGGTTAACGCGGCAGTTGCGCAATGCAGCGTCGACCAGGGTTTGCTCTTTCTGTTCAACCCGCACACCACCGCCGGTCTGACCATCAATGAAGGAGCAGATCCGACCGTGGCGGTTGATATCCTTGACGGCCTCAGTCAATTCGTGCCGATGAACTATCCCTTCCGTCATCTGGAAGGCAATTCCCCGGCCCATATCATGGCCAGCTTGATCGGCACTTCGGTTACCGTCGCCATCCGAAACCAAACCGTCCAACTCGGTACCTGGCAGAAACTGTTCTTCTGCGAATTCGACGGACCGCGGACACGGACAGTCCATTACCATATTATCTCGGGATGA
- a CDS encoding HU family DNA-binding protein, translating to MNKSELIEALAQDIGVPHREAAAITNTVIDTMTEALARGESIEIRGFGSFVIKHYGSYEGRNPKTGKKIKVSPKKLPFFKVGKDLREQVNSKR from the coding sequence ATGAATAAATCCGAATTGATCGAGGCCTTGGCGCAGGACATTGGTGTGCCGCACCGGGAAGCAGCCGCCATCACCAATACGGTTATCGACACCATGACAGAAGCGCTGGCCCGCGGGGAAAGCATAGAAATCCGTGGTTTTGGCAGCTTTGTCATTAAGCATTACGGTTCTTATGAAGGGCGGAATCCGAAGACCGGGAAAAAAATCAAGGTCAGCCCGAAGAAATTGCCATTTTTTAAAGTCGGCAAAGACCTCCGCGAACAGGTAAACAGCAAACGCTAA
- a CDS encoding pseudouridine synthase: MALNRTVRLQKFLAQAGVASRRSAEALIQQGVVSVDGVVITEMGCKIDPGQQQVRCRGEVIHPHREAFVYILLNKPKGYVTTVSDPQGRPIVTSLLHDIGERVFPVGRLDIDTEGALLLTNDGALAHRILHPSHQTTKTYEALVQGRPRQEQIDRLQRGILLDGRRTAPAQITLRKRHEHATRLQVVIHEGRKRQVRKMFAAIGHPVLDLKRTAYGKLFLGQLKSGHFRHLSEKDLKKIFL; the protein is encoded by the coding sequence ATGGCGTTGAACCGCACCGTTCGGCTGCAGAAATTCCTGGCCCAGGCCGGCGTGGCCTCACGCCGTTCCGCTGAAGCGCTGATCCAGCAGGGAGTGGTCAGCGTCGATGGCGTCGTGATCACCGAGATGGGATGCAAAATCGACCCCGGACAGCAGCAAGTACGCTGCCGCGGAGAAGTGATTCATCCGCACCGGGAAGCGTTCGTCTATATCCTATTAAACAAACCAAAGGGGTATGTTACTACCGTTTCCGACCCACAAGGTCGACCCATCGTGACCTCGCTGCTGCACGATATTGGTGAGCGGGTCTTTCCCGTCGGGCGCCTCGACATCGACACCGAAGGAGCCCTGCTGCTCACTAACGACGGAGCTCTGGCCCACAGGATTCTTCATCCCAGCCACCAGACAACAAAAACCTATGAAGCTCTGGTACAAGGTCGCCCTCGGCAAGAACAGATCGACCGATTGCAGCGCGGCATCCTTCTCGACGGTCGACGTACCGCCCCGGCTCAGATCACCCTCCGCAAACGCCACGAGCATGCCACCAGGCTGCAAGTCGTTATTCATGAAGGCAGGAAACGACAGGTCCGTAAGATGTTCGCCGCCATCGGTCACCCGGTTCTTGATCTGAAACGTACCGCCTACGGCAAGCTTTTTCTCGGGCAGCTGAAATCAGGACATTTTCGCCATTTATCCGAAAAAGATCTGAAAAAGATATTTTTATAG